From one Pseudomonas sp. MYb118 genomic stretch:
- a CDS encoding DUF4381 domain-containing protein, which translates to MSGLDGLQPLISPPPISVWPPAPGWWLLLLALVLIAFGLWKARSLLPNKRPIVRAEQPLDPVRLAALAELALLPKPYDGAPAGAWLQQLNGLLKRLCRNHYPNSQSHILNGRQWLAFLDNRCPAAGLTRWMVLVEGAYKPECKLDDKAIAGLTQAVDTWIRKHV; encoded by the coding sequence ATGAGTGGGCTGGACGGTTTGCAACCGCTGATCTCGCCGCCGCCCATCAGTGTCTGGCCTCCCGCGCCCGGCTGGTGGCTGTTGCTGTTGGCGCTGGTGTTGATCGCCTTCGGACTGTGGAAAGCCCGCAGCCTGTTGCCCAACAAGCGCCCCATCGTGCGCGCCGAACAACCGCTGGACCCGGTGCGCCTGGCCGCACTGGCGGAACTGGCGTTGCTGCCCAAACCCTACGACGGCGCCCCGGCCGGCGCTTGGTTGCAGCAGCTCAACGGCCTGCTCAAACGCCTGTGCCGCAACCATTACCCCAACAGCCAGAGCCACATCCTCAATGGCCGCCAGTGGCTGGCGTTTCTTGACAACCGCTGCCCGGCCGCCGGCCTGACGCGCTGGATGGTGCTGGTCGAAGGCGCTTACAAACCCGAATGCAAACTGGACGACAAGGCCATCGCCGGCCTGACCCAGGCCGTCGACACCTGGATTCGCAAACATGTTTGA
- a CDS encoding DUF58 domain-containing protein: MNASMPPEPGIRISLAELIEMRHRVREVQLFSTPSQRSPLVGLHHSKLRGRGVDFDQVRVYQAGDDVRTIDWRVTARTQEPHTKLFHEERERPIFIMVEQSRRLFFGSGLMFKSVLAAQAASLIGWAALGHNDRIGGLVFGDNEHYEIKPRRSKQSLLQLLNRLVRVNQSLHTETEQNRDSLNLALRRAREVLRPGSLVIVICDERALTEGTEQQLSLLSRHCDLLLLPVSDPLDHALPAAGLLRFAERGAQLEIDTLNYDLRQTYRAQADARIARWELLAQKLRVLLMPLSTQSEMVEQLREYLNPQNPGAGR, translated from the coding sequence ATGAACGCCAGCATGCCGCCCGAGCCGGGCATTCGCATCAGCCTCGCCGAGCTGATCGAAATGCGCCATCGCGTGCGTGAAGTGCAACTTTTTTCCACGCCGAGCCAGCGCAGCCCGCTCGTCGGCCTGCACCACTCCAAGCTGCGCGGCCGTGGTGTGGACTTCGATCAGGTGCGGGTCTACCAGGCCGGCGACGACGTGCGCACCATCGACTGGCGCGTCACCGCCCGCACCCAGGAGCCGCACACCAAGCTGTTTCACGAAGAACGCGAGCGACCAATTTTCATCATGGTCGAACAAAGCCGCCGGCTGTTCTTCGGCTCCGGGCTGATGTTCAAGTCGGTCCTGGCGGCCCAGGCCGCCAGCCTGATCGGCTGGGCAGCGCTGGGGCATAACGACCGGATCGGCGGGCTGGTGTTCGGCGACAACGAGCACTACGAAATCAAGCCTCGGCGCAGCAAACAGAGCCTTTTGCAACTGCTCAACCGGCTGGTGCGGGTCAACCAGTCGCTGCACACCGAGACCGAACAGAACCGCGACTCCCTCAACCTCGCCCTGCGCCGGGCCCGCGAGGTGCTGCGCCCCGGCAGCCTGGTGATAGTGATCTGCGACGAACGTGCGCTGACCGAGGGCACCGAGCAGCAATTGAGCCTGCTGTCGCGGCATTGCGACCTGCTGCTGTTGCCGGTGTCCGACCCGCTCGACCACGCCCTGCCCGCTGCCGGCCTGTTGCGTTTTGCCGAGCGCGGCGCGCAATTGGAAATCGACACGCTCAACTATGACCTGCGCCAGACTTACCGCGCCCAGGCCGACGCGCGGATCGCCCGCTGGGAACTGCTGGCGCAGAAGCTGCGGGTGTTGTTGATGCCATTGAGCACGCAAAGCGAAATGGTCGAACAACTGCGCGAATACCTGAACCCGCAGAATCCGGGGGCCGGTCGATGA